In Halorussus limi, a genomic segment contains:
- a CDS encoding PRC-barrel domain containing protein yields the protein MNQPLSEDDEGKRVVGPDGEEIGTVEKVDAGVAHVDPKSSVSEAVKERLDWGDQGDYTFQETHVESVTADEIVLGEDGQKREAGER from the coding sequence GTGAATCAGCCACTCAGCGAAGACGACGAGGGCAAGCGAGTCGTCGGTCCCGACGGGGAGGAAATCGGCACCGTCGAGAAGGTAGACGCGGGCGTCGCCCACGTCGACCCAAAGTCGTCGGTGTCCGAGGCGGTCAAGGAGCGACTCGACTGGGGCGACCAAGGCGACTACACGTTTCAGGAGACCCACGTCGAGTCGGTGACTGCCGACGAAATCGTGCTGGGTGAGGACGGCCAGAAGCGAGAGGCCGGCGAGCGCTGA
- a CDS encoding MEDS domain-containing protein, producing MSHRVESDDRLESPNVESGVDALRRRPEFRGPVDPPDDPIHGEGEANDHLASIYADRDEQFGAAIPFLCQGLERGEKCVYIADENTRAEVLGAIRSHGVDADAALESGALSVLTPAETYRSTGEFDIDAMVGFWEDTLARATDDGEFSGVRATAEMTWALDGRTDDDLLVEYEAILNSVFADEDYTVLCQYNRERFPDEVLRDIIRTHPHVVSDGAVHHNGFYRPPEEYFGPDDPARDVERMMSAMRERTEMKTTLEERHRGLRRQNEITADADRTFDQKLQALFELGCERFDLELGAMACVDPETDGFVVEYTSDDHDHFEPGTELPLSETYCATVTETGGPASVTDPLADGYEDTTVHREFGIRTYLGTYVPVDGDFDRTFFFVSSDPRGEAFSEAERTFHRLLGRWVKYELERQQRERHQRTLYEIAADADRTFDQKLQALFELGCERFDLELGGMARIDPGTDFFEVEAVSGDHEHLVPGAQVSLSETYCRVLTDTADVTGITDPLDADFGATEAYDEFGVRTYLGTRIELTDDLDRSLFFVSSEPRDEGFSEAERTFQHLMGQWVKYELETDRRESQLQSKNDRLESFASMLAHELRNPVTIGEIYSQQLPDESDSEAVEYVTEAFDRIEDMIDVMLVLTKGREAVDECTTVPLSTVAHEAWEEVEAPDATLAVTVDRAIQADATYVRHLFRNLFENAVKHGGDDVTVAVGDAPTGFYVADDGAGIPVEEREQVFEAGFTTASDNGGTGLGLAFVEELAEVYDWTVTITESEDGGARFDFRNVVADS from the coding sequence ATGAGTCACCGTGTCGAGAGCGACGACCGACTAGAATCCCCGAACGTCGAGAGCGGAGTGGACGCGCTCCGCCGGAGACCGGAGTTTCGCGGCCCGGTCGACCCGCCGGACGACCCCATTCACGGGGAGGGTGAGGCAAACGACCACTTGGCGTCGATTTACGCCGACCGCGACGAGCAGTTCGGGGCGGCCATTCCGTTCCTGTGCCAAGGGCTCGAACGCGGCGAGAAGTGCGTATACATCGCCGACGAGAACACCAGAGCGGAGGTTTTGGGCGCGATTCGGTCCCACGGCGTCGACGCGGACGCCGCGCTCGAATCGGGGGCGCTCTCGGTCCTCACTCCGGCCGAGACCTACCGCAGTACCGGCGAATTCGACATAGATGCGATGGTGGGGTTCTGGGAGGACACCCTCGCGCGAGCGACCGACGATGGGGAGTTCTCGGGCGTCCGGGCGACCGCCGAGATGACGTGGGCGCTCGACGGTCGGACGGACGACGACCTGCTGGTCGAGTACGAGGCGATTCTCAACTCCGTGTTCGCGGACGAAGACTACACCGTTCTCTGCCAGTACAACCGCGAGCGGTTCCCGGACGAGGTCCTCCGCGATATCATCCGGACTCACCCCCACGTCGTGTCGGACGGCGCGGTCCACCACAACGGCTTCTACAGGCCGCCCGAGGAGTACTTCGGACCCGACGACCCGGCCCGCGACGTCGAGCGGATGATGAGCGCGATGCGCGAGCGAACCGAGATGAAGACGACGCTGGAGGAGCGCCACCGCGGCCTGCGTCGCCAGAACGAGATTACGGCCGACGCCGACCGGACGTTCGACCAGAAGTTGCAGGCGCTCTTCGAACTCGGTTGCGAGCGGTTCGACCTCGAACTCGGGGCGATGGCCTGCGTCGACCCCGAGACCGACGGGTTCGTCGTCGAGTACACGAGCGACGACCACGACCACTTCGAACCCGGAACCGAACTCCCGCTGTCGGAGACCTACTGCGCCACGGTCACGGAGACGGGAGGCCCCGCGAGCGTCACGGACCCGCTCGCGGACGGGTACGAGGACACCACCGTCCACCGGGAGTTCGGGATACGGACGTACCTCGGCACCTACGTCCCGGTCGACGGCGACTTCGACCGGACGTTCTTCTTCGTGTCCTCGGACCCTCGCGGCGAGGCGTTCTCGGAGGCCGAACGGACGTTCCACCGGCTTCTGGGGCGGTGGGTGAAGTACGAACTCGAACGCCAGCAGCGCGAGCGACACCAGCGGACGCTGTACGAAATCGCGGCCGACGCCGACCGGACGTTCGACCAGAAGTTGCAGGCGCTCTTCGAACTCGGCTGCGAGCGGTTCGACCTCGAACTCGGCGGGATGGCCCGCATCGACCCGGGGACGGACTTCTTCGAGGTGGAGGCCGTCAGCGGCGACCACGAACATCTGGTACCGGGCGCGCAGGTGTCGCTCTCGGAGACGTACTGTCGGGTGCTGACCGACACCGCGGACGTGACCGGCATCACCGACCCGTTGGACGCCGACTTCGGGGCCACCGAGGCCTACGACGAGTTCGGCGTCCGGACGTACCTCGGAACTCGCATCGAGTTGACCGACGACCTCGACAGGTCGCTGTTCTTCGTCTCTTCGGAACCGCGCGACGAGGGATTCTCGGAGGCCGAGCGGACCTTCCAGCACCTGATGGGCCAGTGGGTGAAGTACGAACTCGAAACCGACCGACGCGAGTCCCAACTCCAGAGCAAGAACGACCGACTCGAATCGTTCGCCAGCATGCTCGCCCACGAACTCCGCAACCCCGTCACCATCGGCGAAATCTACAGCCAGCAGCTTCCGGACGAGTCCGACTCCGAGGCGGTCGAGTACGTGACGGAGGCGTTCGACCGCATCGAGGACATGATAGACGTGATGCTGGTGCTGACCAAGGGCCGCGAGGCGGTCGACGAGTGTACGACGGTACCCCTCTCGACGGTCGCGCACGAGGCGTGGGAGGAGGTGGAGGCGCCCGACGCGACGCTAGCGGTGACCGTCGACCGCGCGATTCAGGCCGACGCGACGTACGTCCGCCACCTGTTCCGCAACCTGTTCGAGAACGCGGTGAAACACGGCGGCGACGACGTAACCGTCGCGGTCGGCGACGCGCCGACGGGGTTCTACGTCGCCGACGACGGGGCGGGCATCCCCGTCGAGGAGCGCGAACAGGTCTTCGAGGCGGGGTTCACGACCGCGTCCGACAACGGCGGGACCGGACTCGGCCTCGCGTTCGTCGAGGAACTCGCCGAGGTGTACGACTGGACGGTGACGATAACCGAGAGCGAGGACGGCGGCGCGCGCTTCGACTTCCGGAACGTAGTCGCCGACTCGTAA
- the purM gene encoding phosphoribosylformylglycinamidine cyclo-ligase, whose amino-acid sequence MTEEEELTYADAGVDIEASEAATAALVGAVGDIDESEYAGLLDIGDRYLALATDGVGTKLLVAEALGDYSTVGVDCIAMNANDLVASGVEPVAFVDYLAVDEPSEQFSKQVGDGLAAGAEEAGIALVGGETAVMPEVIKGLDLAGACVGLAPKDAVFPGEAEVGDALVGFPSSGIHSNGLTLAREAATRNHDYDDPFPLETEADGDDNGGESATPSVGEVLLEPTRLYTYLLDHLRDREVHAAAHVTGGGWTNLSRMGEFRYEITDPFDAQPVFEFVQQEGNVGDEEMHRTFNMGTGFVVALPESDAEALADETDGRIIGAVREGDAVAIRGLEL is encoded by the coding sequence ATGACCGAAGAGGAGGAACTCACCTACGCGGACGCAGGGGTGGACATCGAGGCCAGCGAGGCCGCCACCGCCGCGCTGGTCGGCGCGGTCGGCGACATCGACGAGAGCGAGTACGCGGGTCTGCTCGACATCGGCGACCGCTACCTCGCGCTGGCGACCGACGGCGTGGGCACGAAACTGCTGGTCGCGGAGGCGCTGGGCGACTACTCGACGGTGGGGGTCGACTGTATCGCCATGAACGCCAACGACCTCGTGGCGTCGGGGGTCGAACCCGTGGCCTTCGTAGACTACCTCGCGGTGGACGAACCCAGCGAGCAGTTCTCGAAGCAGGTCGGAGACGGCCTCGCGGCGGGCGCGGAGGAGGCCGGCATCGCGCTGGTCGGCGGCGAGACGGCGGTGATGCCCGAAGTCATCAAAGGACTCGACCTCGCCGGCGCGTGCGTCGGTCTCGCGCCGAAGGACGCCGTCTTCCCCGGCGAGGCCGAGGTCGGCGACGCGCTGGTCGGGTTCCCCTCCAGCGGCATCCACTCGAACGGCCTGACGCTCGCGCGGGAGGCCGCGACCCGGAACCACGACTACGACGACCCGTTCCCGCTCGAAACGGAGGCAGACGGCGACGATAACGGAGGCGAATCCGCGACTCCCTCCGTCGGCGAGGTCCTGCTGGAACCGACCCGCCTCTACACGTACCTGCTCGACCACCTCCGCGACCGGGAGGTCCACGCCGCGGCCCACGTCACCGGCGGCGGGTGGACGAACCTCTCGCGGATGGGCGAGTTCCGGTACGAGATTACCGACCCGTTCGACGCCCAACCGGTCTTCGAGTTCGTCCAACAGGAGGGCAACGTCGGCGACGAGGAGATGCACCGGACGTTCAACATGGGAACCGGCTTCGTCGTCGCGCTTCCCGAGAGCGACGCCGAGGCGCTGGCCGACGAGACCGACGGACGGATCATCGGCGCGGTGCGCGAGGGCGACGCGGTCGCGATTCGGGGCCTCGAACTGTAG
- a CDS encoding dodecin family protein, translating to MTAVKIIKVLGTSEEGWEHAAQEAVDQASETIDDIHGVEVEDWTADVENGQIQEYKTTVEVAFPVHQQQSQ from the coding sequence ATGACGGCAGTGAAAATAATCAAAGTTCTCGGCACGTCGGAGGAGGGATGGGAGCACGCCGCCCAAGAGGCGGTCGACCAAGCGAGCGAGACCATCGACGATATCCACGGCGTCGAGGTCGAGGACTGGACCGCCGACGTGGAGAACGGCCAGATTCAGGAGTACAAGACCACCGTCGAAGTCGCGTTCCCGGTCCACCAACAGCAGAGCCAGTAG
- a CDS encoding GNAT family N-acetyltransferase has protein sequence MKFSETLEFGHEDRKRIYEYVESRGEVDVEEARDVLGVDPGGFRHHVAILKRDGYLEEREGKLQASFEEGAAEEYEAGGVEFTIRPARQEDLSGIVGAIRRVAEQGRYIVAESVADEIDHDEALLRHNEIESRMFFVATVGGGEARGASGDSTGVRPGDDVVGWVHLYAPELDKLAHTAELTVGVLEDYQNHGIGSHLLERGLEWAASNGYEKVYQSAPSTNETAIEFLSDHGWETEAVREDHYKIDGEYVDEVMMAVEL, from the coding sequence ATGAAGTTTTCAGAAACGCTCGAATTCGGACACGAGGACCGCAAGCGCATCTACGAGTACGTCGAGAGTCGCGGCGAGGTGGACGTCGAGGAGGCCCGAGACGTACTGGGCGTCGACCCCGGCGGGTTCCGACACCACGTCGCCATCCTCAAGCGCGACGGCTATCTGGAGGAGCGGGAGGGGAAACTCCAAGCGTCGTTCGAGGAGGGCGCGGCCGAGGAGTACGAGGCCGGCGGCGTCGAGTTCACCATCCGACCCGCGCGCCAGGAGGACCTCTCGGGAATCGTCGGCGCGATTCGGCGGGTCGCCGAGCAGGGGCGATACATCGTCGCCGAGAGCGTGGCCGACGAAATCGACCACGACGAGGCCCTGCTCCGGCACAACGAGATAGAGTCTCGGATGTTCTTCGTCGCAACGGTGGGCGGTGGCGAGGCGCGAGGCGCCTCGGGAGACTCGACCGGGGTTCGTCCGGGCGACGACGTGGTCGGGTGGGTCCACCTCTACGCGCCGGAACTCGACAAGTTGGCCCACACCGCGGAACTGACCGTCGGCGTGCTGGAGGACTACCAGAATCACGGTATCGGGAGCCACCTGCTCGAACGCGGACTGGAGTGGGCCGCCTCGAACGGCTACGAGAAGGTCTACCAGAGCGCACCCTCGACGAACGAGACCGCAATCGAGTTCCTGAGCGACCACGGATGGGAGACCGAGGCGGTCCGCGAGGACCACTACAAGATAGACGGCGAGTACGTGGACGAAGTGATGATGGCGGTGGAGTTGTAG
- a CDS encoding FAD-dependent monooxygenase, protein MTDEREHYEAVVVGAGPAGAAAAAVLARNDVETLVLERGVEAGSKNVTGGLVYAEESAPYTIDGLFPDFREAATERPVTDYYLHNVAGEKVETFDITDLHEHDTEWSDAVLRRKMDSWLADRVHEMASETGGGLLTDVRVNGLLREDGEIAGVTCDELDPIRADLVVAADGVNSELARDAGLMDWEDPDEWFQGVKAVVDVPPEIIAERFGVSDDEGEAHLFSGDLFEGVRGGGFVYTNEDSLSIGSVFHLDSIVEREAEPHQLLDNLLTHPLLADWLEDHYDEVEYSAKLVPDSKKAANPSPHEGRLLAVGDAAGQMQAQGPIIKGMNHAVSAGALAGEAFAEAKLRGKPEKAGDLYERKLRDEGVMGKLRPTGYRVASALGERDAVANATDSLLTSSVGRLGVRLLGDRLEDIYSSPYLSQIVPDTRTPYVTLPTVIAEELGERVTGEADFEPKDLAARIGDLTYDTDVGNPHIRLRDNSMEASGAAVTACPVSAEDFGGGCYREETVETNGSEEKRVSLDTQPCVECGTCAVVADTEWEHPRGGKGVEFREG, encoded by the coding sequence ATGACTGACGAACGTGAACATTACGAGGCGGTCGTGGTCGGGGCCGGACCCGCCGGGGCCGCGGCGGCGGCGGTACTGGCGCGAAACGACGTGGAGACCCTCGTCCTCGAACGCGGGGTCGAAGCCGGGTCGAAGAACGTGACGGGCGGACTCGTCTACGCCGAGGAGTCGGCACCGTACACGATAGACGGACTGTTCCCCGACTTCCGCGAGGCGGCGACCGAGCGCCCCGTCACCGACTACTACCTCCACAACGTGGCGGGAGAGAAGGTCGAGACCTTCGACATCACGGACCTCCACGAACACGACACCGAGTGGTCCGACGCCGTGCTCCGGCGGAAGATGGACTCGTGGCTCGCCGACCGCGTCCACGAGATGGCCAGCGAGACTGGCGGCGGTCTGCTGACCGACGTGCGAGTGAACGGCCTGCTCCGCGAGGACGGCGAGATTGCCGGCGTCACCTGCGACGAACTCGACCCGATTCGGGCCGACCTCGTGGTGGCCGCGGACGGCGTCAACTCCGAGTTGGCCCGCGACGCGGGCCTGATGGACTGGGAGGACCCCGACGAGTGGTTCCAAGGCGTCAAGGCCGTCGTGGACGTGCCCCCGGAAATCATCGCCGAGCGATTCGGCGTGAGCGACGACGAGGGCGAGGCCCACCTGTTCTCGGGCGACCTGTTCGAGGGCGTGCGCGGCGGCGGGTTCGTCTACACCAACGAGGACTCGCTGTCCATCGGGTCGGTGTTCCACCTCGACAGCATCGTGGAACGGGAGGCCGAACCCCACCAGTTGCTCGACAACCTGCTGACTCATCCGCTGCTCGCGGATTGGCTGGAGGACCACTACGACGAAGTCGAGTACAGCGCGAAACTGGTGCCCGACTCGAAGAAGGCCGCCAACCCCTCGCCCCACGAGGGCCGCCTGCTCGCGGTGGGCGACGCCGCGGGCCAGATGCAGGCGCAGGGTCCCATCATCAAGGGGATGAACCACGCCGTCTCGGCCGGGGCGCTCGCGGGCGAGGCGTTCGCCGAGGCCAAGTTGCGCGGCAAGCCCGAGAAGGCGGGCGACCTCTACGAGCGAAAGCTCCGCGACGAGGGCGTCATGGGCAAACTCCGGCCGACGGGGTATCGGGTCGCCAGCGCGCTCGGCGAGCGCGACGCGGTGGCGAACGCGACCGACTCGCTGCTGACCTCGTCTGTCGGTCGCCTCGGCGTGCGCCTGCTGGGCGACCGCCTCGAAGACATCTACTCGTCGCCCTACCTCTCGCAAATCGTTCCCGACACCCGGACGCCGTACGTCACCCTGCCGACCGTCATCGCCGAGGAGTTGGGCGAGCGAGTCACCGGCGAGGCCGACTTCGAACCGAAGGACCTCGCCGCGCGCATCGGCGACCTGACCTACGACACCGACGTGGGCAACCCCCACATCAGGTTGCGGGACAACTCGATGGAGGCCAGCGGCGCGGCCGTCACCGCCTGTCCGGTCAGCGCGGAGGACTTCGGCGGTGGCTGTTACCGCGAGGAGACGGTCGAGACCAACGGGAGCGAGGAGAAGCGCGTCAGCCTCGACACCCAACCCTGCGTCGAGTGCGGGACCTGCGCGGTGGTCGCAGACACCGAGTGGGAACACCCCCGCGGCGGCAAGGGCGTCGAGTTCAGGGAGGGATAA
- a CDS encoding electron transfer flavoprotein subunit alpha/FixB family protein: protein MDLDPSEYTVDELEEKLAAADDPAELDATLAAEQEGKDRKTAREAIQRRIDELQEETEGGEAAADTDHEEEYADTEGTETLDEAAGDADQGAAAPDEAGEAEDESTPDYGVENRTRDKKHVRALKGGDYRDMWVYCETQGGELLDVSKEMLGKARDLMDTYNEEYETERVVGVLVGDETISDLTDEVVAYGADVAIYHEDDRLRRFRHKPYTEIVADMARGGADPPNWETGDPGTEPTAEWREYDKPRYFLFPATNNGRDLSAQVQGELDSGLASDCSGLTIEEELVSNPVKTGEPGEKVEFERVLHMKRPDFSGFEYSTILCLDNPGREFHPQGCSVIPGSFDPIDPDYDREGEVIEHDLDLPDDWFRVDVTEFDRLDEGVDLTGHEVVVALGRGIGDDPTRGIELGLDLVDAFDDAALGLSRGVVTASYDVDGHVADYVAEERQIGETGQEVEPTLYIAAGISGAVQHKVGMDESDTIVAVNTDPDARIRDFSDYFVEGDLFEVLPRLVDSVEAGELRTKAEAEASDD, encoded by the coding sequence GTGGACCTCGACCCGAGCGAGTACACGGTGGACGAACTGGAGGAGAAACTCGCGGCGGCCGACGACCCCGCGGAACTCGACGCGACGCTCGCGGCCGAGCAGGAGGGCAAGGACCGGAAGACCGCCAGAGAGGCCATCCAGCGCCGAATCGACGAGTTGCAGGAGGAGACCGAAGGCGGGGAGGCGGCGGCCGACACCGACCACGAGGAGGAGTACGCCGACACGGAGGGAACCGAGACCCTCGACGAAGCGGCCGGAGACGCCGACCAGGGCGCGGCCGCCCCCGACGAAGCGGGCGAGGCGGAGGACGAGAGCACCCCCGACTACGGAGTCGAGAACCGGACCCGCGACAAGAAGCACGTCCGAGCGCTCAAGGGCGGCGACTACCGCGACATGTGGGTCTACTGCGAGACGCAGGGCGGCGAACTGCTCGACGTGTCCAAGGAGATGCTGGGCAAGGCCCGCGACCTGATGGACACCTACAACGAGGAGTACGAGACCGAACGCGTCGTCGGCGTCCTCGTCGGCGACGAGACGATTTCGGACCTCACCGACGAAGTGGTGGCTTACGGCGCCGACGTGGCGATTTACCACGAGGACGACCGCCTCCGGCGGTTCCGCCACAAGCCCTACACCGAAATCGTCGCCGACATGGCGAGGGGCGGCGCCGACCCCCCGAACTGGGAGACCGGCGACCCCGGCACCGAACCCACCGCCGAGTGGCGCGAATACGACAAGCCGCGGTACTTCCTCTTCCCGGCGACCAACAACGGCCGGGACCTCTCAGCGCAGGTGCAGGGCGAACTCGACTCCGGGTTGGCCAGCGACTGCTCGGGGCTGACCATCGAGGAGGAACTCGTCTCCAATCCGGTCAAGACCGGCGAACCCGGCGAGAAGGTGGAGTTCGAGCGCGTCCTCCACATGAAGCGACCCGACTTCTCGGGGTTCGAGTACTCCACGATTCTCTGTCTCGACAACCCCGGCCGGGAGTTCCACCCGCAGGGCTGTTCGGTGATTCCGGGGAGCTTCGACCCCATCGACCCCGATTACGACCGAGAGGGCGAGGTAATCGAACACGACCTCGACCTGCCGGACGACTGGTTCCGGGTGGACGTGACGGAGTTCGACCGCCTCGACGAGGGCGTGGACCTGACGGGCCACGAGGTCGTCGTCGCGCTCGGCCGGGGCATCGGCGACGACCCGACGAGGGGCATCGAACTGGGCTTGGACCTCGTGGACGCCTTCGACGACGCCGCGCTCGGACTCTCCCGGGGCGTCGTCACGGCGTCCTACGACGTGGACGGCCACGTCGCCGACTACGTGGCCGAGGAGCGCCAGATAGGCGAGACCGGTCAGGAGGTCGAACCGACCCTGTACATCGCCGCAGGCATCTCCGGGGCGGTCCAGCACAAGGTCGGGATGGACGAGTCCGACACCATCGTCGCGGTCAACACCGACCCCGACGCCCGCATCCGGGACTTCAGCGACTACTTCGTGGAAGGCGACCTGTTTGAGGTGCTCCCCCGCCTCGTCGATTCCGTCGAGGCGGGCGAACTGCGGACGAAAGCGGAAGCGGAGGCCAGCGATGACTGA
- a CDS encoding electron transfer flavoprotein subunit beta/FixA family protein, with translation MHSVVLTKGVPDFREGQVSFDEDGHLERGATPTVMNPNDEFALEAALQTKVKRGGTVSVMSMGPPGYESVLEEAMGVYADDLYLLSDREMAAADTWSTSITLSAGIEKIDEEPDLVFAGFKTADGETGQTGPQTSWCLDRPIVTHVVSMEIDEEAGRLRAKRLVEGDVDEIETVEAPLPAFVVTDPEFEPSYRRAEHRLRHKQLRAETEERVENYEDHLTTWSAEELDLDPDFIGLDGSPTIVSGVDPIPKAPSEREATMVTPDDEEGMEQVLETMRPLAGGD, from the coding sequence ATGCACTCGGTAGTGCTCACGAAGGGCGTCCCCGACTTCAGGGAGGGACAGGTGTCGTTCGACGAGGACGGCCACCTCGAACGCGGTGCGACCCCCACGGTGATGAACCCGAACGACGAGTTCGCGCTGGAGGCCGCGCTCCAGACGAAGGTCAAGCGCGGCGGCACGGTGAGCGTGATGAGCATGGGGCCGCCGGGCTACGAGAGCGTGCTGGAGGAGGCGATGGGCGTCTACGCCGACGACCTCTACCTGCTCTCGGACCGCGAGATGGCCGCGGCCGACACGTGGTCGACCTCCATCACGCTCTCGGCGGGCATCGAGAAGATAGACGAGGAACCGGACCTCGTCTTCGCGGGGTTCAAGACCGCGGACGGCGAGACCGGCCAGACCGGTCCCCAGACGAGTTGGTGTCTCGACCGGCCCATCGTGACCCACGTCGTCTCCATGGAGATAGACGAGGAGGCGGGCCGACTCCGGGCGAAGCGACTCGTGGAGGGCGACGTGGACGAGATAGAGACGGTCGAGGCTCCCCTGCCCGCGTTCGTCGTGACCGACCCCGAGTTCGAACCCTCGTACCGCCGGGCCGAACACCGACTCCGGCACAAGCAGTTGAGGGCCGAGACCGAGGAACGCGTCGAGAACTACGAGGACCACCTCACGACGTGGAGCGCCGAGGAACTCGACCTCGACCCCGACTTCATCGGTCTCGACGGGTCGCCGACCATCGTCTCGGGCGTGGACCCGATTCCGAAGGCGCCCTCCGAGCGCGAGGCGACGATGGTGACGCCCGACGACGAGGAGGGGATGGAGCAGGTCCTCGAAACGATGCGGCCCCTCGCGGGAGGTGACTGA
- a CDS encoding polymer-forming cytoskeletal protein, giving the protein MPLGSDPLDELAIPDGTTVEEHDLVTDGDVIVGGQSTVEFGVRGHNVIAGERVQFGGHIEAEADCRLDMWSDVRDNVLVGRDAYLGERVHVGGRLMVSGDLDIGDDVDIEKGFEANGWIVIRNPMPTIVFVFVYLQQLLRIGEEEAAEEVMSELLENEEVEAEPVVVPRNGHVSDDSWRVSTPATIGDDCRLHGNIRAESIDVGQRNDVFGSLRARGDISVGESTVIHGDVTTRNGTVELADDVEIRGDVSCEDLHFHEGAIVDGTMRASGEMSMVKAGTHEHIAADGDGGRKRFHGDDAESAVGGRPGRAPNETSSSTASVGADHADAEGAEDAEDAEDAGDAESADEGDGAPAGTAAEGDSEVEAESRAESEDASETEVEPEDEAEVEPGQTDAESAETDDEETFEFAAETEDPDDETPTED; this is encoded by the coding sequence GTGCCGCTTGGTTCGGACCCCTTGGACGAACTCGCAATCCCGGACGGAACGACCGTCGAGGAACACGACCTCGTGACCGACGGCGACGTCATCGTCGGCGGTCAGAGTACGGTCGAGTTCGGCGTCCGAGGCCACAACGTCATCGCCGGCGAACGCGTCCAGTTCGGCGGCCACATCGAGGCCGAGGCCGACTGCCGCCTCGACATGTGGTCGGACGTTCGGGACAACGTGCTGGTCGGCCGCGACGCCTACCTCGGCGAACGCGTCCACGTCGGCGGTCGCCTGATGGTCAGTGGCGACCTCGACATCGGCGACGACGTGGACATCGAGAAGGGGTTCGAGGCGAACGGGTGGATAGTCATCCGGAACCCGATGCCGACCATCGTCTTCGTCTTCGTCTACCTCCAGCAACTGCTCCGCATCGGCGAGGAGGAGGCCGCCGAGGAGGTCATGTCCGAACTGCTCGAAAACGAGGAGGTCGAGGCCGAACCCGTCGTCGTCCCGCGGAACGGCCACGTCTCCGACGACTCGTGGCGGGTCTCGACACCCGCGACCATCGGCGACGACTGCCGACTCCACGGCAACATCCGCGCCGAGTCCATCGACGTGGGCCAGCGCAACGACGTGTTCGGAAGCCTGCGCGCCCGCGGCGACATCTCGGTCGGCGAGAGCACGGTCATCCACGGCGACGTGACGACGCGGAACGGGACCGTCGAACTCGCCGACGACGTGGAGATTCGCGGGGACGTCTCCTGCGAGGACCTCCACTTCCACGAGGGCGCAATCGTGGACGGAACGATGCGCGCGAGCGGCGAGATGTCGATGGTGAAGGCCGGAACTCACGAACACATCGCCGCGGACGGCGACGGCGGCCGCAAGCGCTTCCACGGCGACGACGCCGAGAGCGCGGTCGGCGGCCGTCCCGGTCGCGCGCCGAACGAGACGTCCAGTAGCACGGCGAGCGTCGGCGCTGACCACGCCGACGCGGAAGGCGCAGAAGACGCGGAAGACGCGGAAGATGCGGGAGACGCGGAGTCGGCGGACGAAGGCGACGGAGCGCCGGCCGGGACCGCCGCCGAAGGCGATTCCGAAGTCGAAGCCGAATCTCGGGCCGAGTCCGAAGACGCAAGCGAGACCGAAGTCGAACCGGAAGACGAGGCCGAAGTCGAGCCGGGTCAGACCGACGCTGAATCCGCCGAGACCGACGACGAGGAGACTTTCGAGTTCGCCGCCGAGACCGAAGACCCCGACGACGAGACGCCGACCGAGGACTGA
- a CDS encoding DUF5800 family protein, with the protein MTTLAFDEDGVDVVYEGTEFRLSKDLIEGATGKSYFDVTDHEVLRIVEKNPDLAGEARRIGDILR; encoded by the coding sequence ATGACGACGCTCGCGTTCGACGAGGACGGTGTGGACGTGGTGTACGAGGGGACCGAGTTCCGCCTCTCGAAGGATCTCATCGAGGGGGCGACCGGCAAGTCCTACTTCGACGTGACCGACCACGAGGTGCTGCGAATCGTGGAGAAGAACCCGGACCTCGCGGGCGAGGCCCGGCGAATCGGCGACATCCTCCGGTGA